The following are encoded in a window of Thunnus albacares chromosome 9, fThuAlb1.1, whole genome shotgun sequence genomic DNA:
- the sned1 gene encoding sushi, nidogen and EGF-like domain-containing protein 1 isoform X3 produces the protein MVLVLRALLPCFCTLLSLDLLPGVEPAVPLKDFYPFGQDKGDSQTIAQDDGGSGLVEISVAFPFFGDRHTGLYVNNNGLVSFLREVSQFTPVAFPIARDRRVVAPFWADVDNRRAGRVFYRESLDPSILRRASSDVKTYFSEFPNFNATWVLISTWHRVTFFGGSSLTPVNTFQVVLITDGELSFTIFQYNNITWTTGMHASSGGNLAGLGGIAAQAGFNAGDGKRYFNIPGSRTADVVNVEGTTNVGYPGRWVFRIDNAHVEVGGCNNSASVCPHLRPCLNGGQCIDDCITGNPSFTCSCLAGFTGRRCQIDVDECASNPCQNGGTCKDGINSFTCQCPPGYTGIQCETDIDECKDRPCLNSASCVQGSGSFTCVCEPGYTGVLCETDINECESQPCLNGGECINQVANFTCICPATFTGALCETELLQVNSTEAENQTASCEEEDCKKQQICEYSSSGIYNCTCAPGYYGDKCEEECLCQNGGVCVDINGTCECPTGYTGLYCQFEVTQTPCSNSRPCPDGGPCLEYGGTYLCTCQTGGAEQENKDFYPYVQPQSVCDSSPCLNGGYCYERDGGYTCECKYGYWGKHCEKVRLNTCASAPCRNGGSCKEEAGSYRCVCPYRFTGKHCEVGKPDPCASSPCLNGGTCFHYIGKYKCECTEAFSGRHCEISRSSTHTSAELGCGPPPQVKHAEVKFSSTTPGSVAAYICHSGFTSVPRATQSICGIQGDWSQPPICEEINECLSQPCLNGGTCRDQLASYLCECSDGFSGNHCQTDINECLSEPCKNGGTCENQPGSYLCHCPQGFKGQSCEISAVLVQEQDGCESNPCLNGGVCRSYRRNYLCVCKDGFFGDQCQMLEDPCVLKPCGNRGVCRSDRRGNYNCDCKVGHTGKDCEKDLLPPSGLHVLRVEENEVELRWDEPEPSQSLVSGFAVTYAPLGRTNRKTDYLDRQQSTHVMRGLVPGQLYNISTISIKSNDMSQPATALIRTRPRRVEQLQVVNVSSSQVWLRWLVQAARHAAVSRVHVSLLPSDGSEAQTAVLNTSTTEYTFSSLLPAHMYTVDVLTQSGIRPDEFPSTSHSAGPLQFWTRPLPPQNLSLSHVTTNSALITWSRHPRNIPDGFVVNVTRGLNTRSRFLPNGKLGSYTLRELTPGQHYYVALTSVKNAGKEQIHSTPQHLAFSTLPMEARSARRERPTVTGQGSQVRRIPTPSQTSQDLGGTAETENSEELPRYTELIDRRGKITAKFTHLPRKVIRHRTKPEPPIRLERMEETTNKISLALEIQEEGLRTKPELPQDCRSLPCQNGGTCVNGGNSFVCDCAVGFKGRQCELVCQRVPHPCTRLLSETKSVPVWEGGVYHYLYKRTYRVQQDVCYREVCELPLPKKSQKHLETD, from the exons ATGGTGTTGGTGCTGCGAGCCCTGCTGCCCTGCTTCTGCACCCTGCTCTCCCTGGACCTGCTGCCTGGGGTGGAACCTGCTGTGCCCCTGAAGGACTTCTACCCCTTTGGCCAGGACAAGGGGGACTCCCAGACCATCGCTCAGGACGACGGAGGCTCCGGGCTCGTGGAGATCTCTGTTGCTTTCCCCTTCTTTGGAGACAGGCACACAGGACTCTAT gtTAACAACAATGGCCTTGTATCTTTCCTGAGGGAGGTGTCTCAGTTCACACCCGTGGCTTTTCCAATCGCCAGGGACAGAAGGGTTGTGGCACCATTCTGGGCCGATGTGGACAACCGTCGGGCAGGGAGAGTCTTCTACAGAGAGAGCCTGGATCCTTCTATTCTGAGGAGGGCCTCGAGTGATGTCAAGACATACTTTTCAGAGTTCCCCAACTTCAACGCAACGTGGGTCCTCATCTCTACATGGCACCGAGTTACGTTCTTTGGAGGCAGTTCTCTCACACCG GTAAATACTTTCCAAGTGGTGCTCATTACAGATGGAGAGCTTTCCTTCACTATATTCCAGTACAATAACATCACTTGGACCACAGGCATGCATGCCAGCAGTGGAGGAAACCTGGCTGGGCTGGGAGGGATTGCAGCACAG GCAGGTTTCAATGCTGGTGATGGCAAGCGCTATTTCAACATCCCTGGCTCTCGCACGGCTGACGTGGTGAACGTTGAGGGAACCACCAATGTGGGCTACCCAGGCCGATGGGTCTTCCGTATAGACAATGCTCACGTGGAAGTGGGTGGATGCAATAACTCCG CGTCGGTGTGCCCACACCTGCGACCGTGTCTGAATGGAGGCCAGTGCATCGATGACTGTATTACAGGAAACCCCTCTTTCACCTGCTCCTGCTTGGCTGGCTTCACTGGTCGACGATGCCAGATCG ATGTCGATGAGTGTGCTTCAAATCCTTGCCAGAATGGAGGGACTTGTAAAGACGGGATTAATAGTTTCACCTGTCAGTGTCCTCCTGGATACACTGGGATTCAATGTGAAACAG acaTTGACGAATGCAAAGACAGGCCGTGCCTCAACAGCGCGTCATGTGTACAAGGCTCTGGCAgtttcacctgtgtgtgtgaaccGGGTTACACTGGTGTCCTGTGTGAGACAG ACATAAACGAATGTGAGTCACAGCCCTGTCTGAATGGAGGAGAGTGCATCAATCAAGTGGCGAACTTCACCTGTATTTGTCCTGCTACTTTCACCGGAGCGCTCTGTGAGACAG AGCTGCTTCAGGTCAATTCAACTGAGGCAGAAAACcaaacag CCTCGTGTGAAGAGGAAGATTGCAAGAAGCAGCAGATTTGTGAATACAGCAGCTCTGGAATCTACAACTGTACATGCGCTCCAGGATACTATGGCGACAAGTGTGAAG AGGAATGTCTTTGCCAAAATGGGGGTGTCTGTGTGGACATCAATGGGACTTGTGAATGCCCCACAGGCTACACAGGGCTCTACTGTCAGTTTG AAGTAACCCAGACACCATGCAGTAACAGCAGGCCGTGCCCTGATGGAGGTCCGTGTTTGGAGTATGGAGGAACCTACCTATGTACATGtcagactggtggagcagagCAAGAAAATAAAGACTTCTACCCTTATG tacaGCCCCAATCGGTCTGCGACTCCTCTCCGTGTCTGAATGGGGGCTACTGCTACGAGCGGGATGGAGGCTACACCTGCGAATGCAAATACGGATACTGGGGGAAGCACTGTGAGAAAG TTAGACTCAATACCTGTGCCTCCGCTCCCTGCCGCAACGGAGGCTCCTGTAAGGAAGAGGCAGGGAGCTACCGATGTGTGTGTCCGTACAGATTCACCGGAAAACACTGCGAAGTGG GGAAGCCAGACCCTTGTGCCTCCAGCCCTTGTCTAAATGGGGGAACATGTTTTCACTACATAGGAAAGTACAAATGTGAATGCACTGAAGCCTTCAGTGGCAGGCACTGTGAAATAAGCAGGAGCTCAACGCATACCTCCGCAG AGCTGGGCTGTGGGCCGCCTCCACAAGTGAAGCATGCCGAGGTTAAGTTCTCCTCTACAACACCGGGCTCCGTTGCTGCGTACATATGTCACTCAGGCTTCACGTCTGTGCCCAGAGCCACCCAGAGCATCTGTGGTATTCAGGGGGACTGGAGCCAGCCACCCATCTGTGAGG AGATCAATGAGTGCCTATCACAGCCTTGTCTCAATGGGGGTACATGTCGAGACCAGTTAGCATCCTACCTGTGTGAGTGTAGCGATGGCTTCAGTGGAAACCATTGTCAGACAG ACATAAATGAATGCCTGTCGGAGCCCTGCAAGAATGGGGGAACGTGTGAGAACCAGCCTGGCTCCTACTTGTGTCATTGTCCACAAGGCTTCAAAGGCCAGAGCTGTGAAATAAGTGCCGTGTTGGTTCAAG agcagGACGGGTGTGAATCCAACCCCTGCCTTAATGGAGGTGTGTGCCGGAGTTACAGACGgaattatctgtgtgtgtgcaaagacGGCTTCTTCGGTGACCAGTGCCAGATGT TGGAGGACCCATGTGTACTGAAACCTTGTGGAAACCGAGGCGTCTGCAGGAGTGACAGGAGAGGGAACTACAACTGTGATTGCAAAGTAGGACACACAGGCAAAGACTGCGAGAAAG ACCTGTTGCCTCCCTCCGGTCTCCACGTGCTCCGTGTGGAGGAGAACGAGGTGGAGCTGCGCTGGGATGAGCCGGAGCCCTCCCAAAGCCTGGTCAGCGGATTTGCTGTCACCTATGCTCCCCTGGGCCGGACCAATCGCAAAACCGACTACCTGGACAGGCAGCAGTCCACCCATGTCATGCGAGGCCTGGTGCCCGGTCAGCTGTACAACATCTCCACCATCTCCATCAAAAGCAACGACATGAGCCAGCCTGCCACCGCACTTATACGCACCA GACCACGGCGGGTGGAGCAGCTGCAGGTGGTGAATGTGTCTTCCTCTCAGGTTTGGCTGCGTTGGTTGGTTCAGGCAGCTCGCCACGCAGCAGTCAGCCGGGTACACGTGTCTCTTTTGCCTTCAGATGGGAGCGAGGCTCAAACCGCCGTGCTCAACACGAGCACCACCGAGTACACCTTCAG TTCTTTACTTCCAGCTCATATGTACACAGTGGATGTTTTGACTCAGAGTGGAATCAGACCTGACGAGTTTCCCTCTACAAGCCACTCAGCTGGACCGCTGCAGTTCTGGACAA GGCCTCTTCCCCCGCAGAACCTATCTCTGTCACATGTGACCACTAACTCAGCACTGATCACCTGGAGCCGCCACCCTAGAAACATCCCAGATGGCTTTGTGGTCAACGTGACCCGAGGGCTGAATACCAGGAGTCGCTTCCTGCCCAACGGGAAATTAGGATCATACACCCTCCGTGAACTGACGCCAGGACAGCACTACTATGTGGCTCTCACATCTGTCAAGAACGCAGGGAAGGAACAGATCCACAGCACGCCTCAACACTTGGCCTTTAGTAcct TGCCAATGGAGGCCAGATCAGCGAGAAGAGAGAGGCCAACAGTGACGGGACAGGGGAGTCAGGTCAGACGCATTCCTACTCCGTCTCAGACATCTCAGGACCTGGGAGgtacagcagaaacagagaatTCAGAGGAACTGCCCAG ATACACAGAACTAATTGACAGGAGGGGAAAGATAACAGCTAAGTTCACTCACTTGCCAAGAAAAGTCATTCGACATCGTACTA AACCTGAGCCACCAATTAGATTAGAGAGGATGGAagagacaacaaacaaaatcagcCTCGCACTAGAGATTCAAGAGGAAGGTTTAAGAACGAAGCCTG
- the sned1 gene encoding sushi, nidogen and EGF-like domain-containing protein 1 isoform X1, with protein sequence MVLVLRALLPCFCTLLSLDLLPGVEPAVPLKDFYPFGQDKGDSQTIAQDDGGSGLVEISVAFPFFGDRHTGLYVNNNGLVSFLREVSQFTPVAFPIARDRRVVAPFWADVDNRRAGRVFYRESLDPSILRRASSDVKTYFSEFPNFNATWVLISTWHRVTFFGGSSLTPVNTFQVVLITDGELSFTIFQYNNITWTTGMHASSGGNLAGLGGIAAQAGFNAGDGKRYFNIPGSRTADVVNVEGTTNVGYPGRWVFRIDNAHVEVGGCNNSASVCPHLRPCLNGGQCIDDCITGNPSFTCSCLAGFTGRRCQIDVDECASNPCQNGGTCKDGINSFTCQCPPGYTGIQCETDIDECKDRPCLNSASCVQGSGSFTCVCEPGYTGVLCETDINECESQPCLNGGECINQVANFTCICPATFTGALCETELLQVNSTEAENQTASCEEEDCKKQQICEYSSSGIYNCTCAPGYYGDKCEEECLCQNGGVCVDINGTCECPTGYTGLYCQFEVTQTPCSNSRPCPDGGPCLEYGGTYLCTCQTGGAEQENKDFYPYVQPQSVCDSSPCLNGGYCYERDGGYTCECKYGYWGKHCEKVRLNTCASAPCRNGGSCKEEAGSYRCVCPYRFTGKHCEVGKPDPCASSPCLNGGTCFHYIGKYKCECTEAFSGRHCEISRSSTHTSAELGCGPPPQVKHAEVKFSSTTPGSVAAYICHSGFTSVPRATQSICGIQGDWSQPPICEEINECLSQPCLNGGTCRDQLASYLCECSDGFSGNHCQTDINECLSEPCKNGGTCENQPGSYLCHCPQGFKGQSCEISAVLVQEQDGCESNPCLNGGVCRSYRRNYLCVCKDGFFGDQCQMLEDPCVLKPCGNRGVCRSDRRGNYNCDCKVGHTGKDCEKDLLPPSGLHVLRVEENEVELRWDEPEPSQSLVSGFAVTYAPLGRTNRKTDYLDRQQSTHVMRGLVPGQLYNISTISIKSNDMSQPATALIRTRPRRVEQLQVVNVSSSQVWLRWLVQAARHAAVSRVHVSLLPSDGSEAQTAVLNTSTTEYTFSSLLPAHMYTVDVLTQSGIRPDEFPSTSHSAGPLQFWTRPLPPQNLSLSHVTTNSALITWSRHPRNIPDGFVVNVTRGLNTRSRFLPNGKLGSYTLRELTPGQHYYVALTSVKNAGKEQIHSTPQHLAFSTLPMEARSARRERPTVTGQGSQVRRIPTPSQTSQDLGGTAETENSEELPRYTELIDRRGKITAKFTHLPRKVIRHRTKPEPPIRLERMEETTNKISLALEIQEEGLRTKPELPQDCRSLPCQNGGTCVNGGNSFVCDCAVGFKGRQCELVCQRVPHPCTRLLSETKSVPVWEGGVYHYLYKRTYRVQQDVCYREVCELPLPKKSQIRRTNKEQ encoded by the exons ATGGTGTTGGTGCTGCGAGCCCTGCTGCCCTGCTTCTGCACCCTGCTCTCCCTGGACCTGCTGCCTGGGGTGGAACCTGCTGTGCCCCTGAAGGACTTCTACCCCTTTGGCCAGGACAAGGGGGACTCCCAGACCATCGCTCAGGACGACGGAGGCTCCGGGCTCGTGGAGATCTCTGTTGCTTTCCCCTTCTTTGGAGACAGGCACACAGGACTCTAT gtTAACAACAATGGCCTTGTATCTTTCCTGAGGGAGGTGTCTCAGTTCACACCCGTGGCTTTTCCAATCGCCAGGGACAGAAGGGTTGTGGCACCATTCTGGGCCGATGTGGACAACCGTCGGGCAGGGAGAGTCTTCTACAGAGAGAGCCTGGATCCTTCTATTCTGAGGAGGGCCTCGAGTGATGTCAAGACATACTTTTCAGAGTTCCCCAACTTCAACGCAACGTGGGTCCTCATCTCTACATGGCACCGAGTTACGTTCTTTGGAGGCAGTTCTCTCACACCG GTAAATACTTTCCAAGTGGTGCTCATTACAGATGGAGAGCTTTCCTTCACTATATTCCAGTACAATAACATCACTTGGACCACAGGCATGCATGCCAGCAGTGGAGGAAACCTGGCTGGGCTGGGAGGGATTGCAGCACAG GCAGGTTTCAATGCTGGTGATGGCAAGCGCTATTTCAACATCCCTGGCTCTCGCACGGCTGACGTGGTGAACGTTGAGGGAACCACCAATGTGGGCTACCCAGGCCGATGGGTCTTCCGTATAGACAATGCTCACGTGGAAGTGGGTGGATGCAATAACTCCG CGTCGGTGTGCCCACACCTGCGACCGTGTCTGAATGGAGGCCAGTGCATCGATGACTGTATTACAGGAAACCCCTCTTTCACCTGCTCCTGCTTGGCTGGCTTCACTGGTCGACGATGCCAGATCG ATGTCGATGAGTGTGCTTCAAATCCTTGCCAGAATGGAGGGACTTGTAAAGACGGGATTAATAGTTTCACCTGTCAGTGTCCTCCTGGATACACTGGGATTCAATGTGAAACAG acaTTGACGAATGCAAAGACAGGCCGTGCCTCAACAGCGCGTCATGTGTACAAGGCTCTGGCAgtttcacctgtgtgtgtgaaccGGGTTACACTGGTGTCCTGTGTGAGACAG ACATAAACGAATGTGAGTCACAGCCCTGTCTGAATGGAGGAGAGTGCATCAATCAAGTGGCGAACTTCACCTGTATTTGTCCTGCTACTTTCACCGGAGCGCTCTGTGAGACAG AGCTGCTTCAGGTCAATTCAACTGAGGCAGAAAACcaaacag CCTCGTGTGAAGAGGAAGATTGCAAGAAGCAGCAGATTTGTGAATACAGCAGCTCTGGAATCTACAACTGTACATGCGCTCCAGGATACTATGGCGACAAGTGTGAAG AGGAATGTCTTTGCCAAAATGGGGGTGTCTGTGTGGACATCAATGGGACTTGTGAATGCCCCACAGGCTACACAGGGCTCTACTGTCAGTTTG AAGTAACCCAGACACCATGCAGTAACAGCAGGCCGTGCCCTGATGGAGGTCCGTGTTTGGAGTATGGAGGAACCTACCTATGTACATGtcagactggtggagcagagCAAGAAAATAAAGACTTCTACCCTTATG tacaGCCCCAATCGGTCTGCGACTCCTCTCCGTGTCTGAATGGGGGCTACTGCTACGAGCGGGATGGAGGCTACACCTGCGAATGCAAATACGGATACTGGGGGAAGCACTGTGAGAAAG TTAGACTCAATACCTGTGCCTCCGCTCCCTGCCGCAACGGAGGCTCCTGTAAGGAAGAGGCAGGGAGCTACCGATGTGTGTGTCCGTACAGATTCACCGGAAAACACTGCGAAGTGG GGAAGCCAGACCCTTGTGCCTCCAGCCCTTGTCTAAATGGGGGAACATGTTTTCACTACATAGGAAAGTACAAATGTGAATGCACTGAAGCCTTCAGTGGCAGGCACTGTGAAATAAGCAGGAGCTCAACGCATACCTCCGCAG AGCTGGGCTGTGGGCCGCCTCCACAAGTGAAGCATGCCGAGGTTAAGTTCTCCTCTACAACACCGGGCTCCGTTGCTGCGTACATATGTCACTCAGGCTTCACGTCTGTGCCCAGAGCCACCCAGAGCATCTGTGGTATTCAGGGGGACTGGAGCCAGCCACCCATCTGTGAGG AGATCAATGAGTGCCTATCACAGCCTTGTCTCAATGGGGGTACATGTCGAGACCAGTTAGCATCCTACCTGTGTGAGTGTAGCGATGGCTTCAGTGGAAACCATTGTCAGACAG ACATAAATGAATGCCTGTCGGAGCCCTGCAAGAATGGGGGAACGTGTGAGAACCAGCCTGGCTCCTACTTGTGTCATTGTCCACAAGGCTTCAAAGGCCAGAGCTGTGAAATAAGTGCCGTGTTGGTTCAAG agcagGACGGGTGTGAATCCAACCCCTGCCTTAATGGAGGTGTGTGCCGGAGTTACAGACGgaattatctgtgtgtgtgcaaagacGGCTTCTTCGGTGACCAGTGCCAGATGT TGGAGGACCCATGTGTACTGAAACCTTGTGGAAACCGAGGCGTCTGCAGGAGTGACAGGAGAGGGAACTACAACTGTGATTGCAAAGTAGGACACACAGGCAAAGACTGCGAGAAAG ACCTGTTGCCTCCCTCCGGTCTCCACGTGCTCCGTGTGGAGGAGAACGAGGTGGAGCTGCGCTGGGATGAGCCGGAGCCCTCCCAAAGCCTGGTCAGCGGATTTGCTGTCACCTATGCTCCCCTGGGCCGGACCAATCGCAAAACCGACTACCTGGACAGGCAGCAGTCCACCCATGTCATGCGAGGCCTGGTGCCCGGTCAGCTGTACAACATCTCCACCATCTCCATCAAAAGCAACGACATGAGCCAGCCTGCCACCGCACTTATACGCACCA GACCACGGCGGGTGGAGCAGCTGCAGGTGGTGAATGTGTCTTCCTCTCAGGTTTGGCTGCGTTGGTTGGTTCAGGCAGCTCGCCACGCAGCAGTCAGCCGGGTACACGTGTCTCTTTTGCCTTCAGATGGGAGCGAGGCTCAAACCGCCGTGCTCAACACGAGCACCACCGAGTACACCTTCAG TTCTTTACTTCCAGCTCATATGTACACAGTGGATGTTTTGACTCAGAGTGGAATCAGACCTGACGAGTTTCCCTCTACAAGCCACTCAGCTGGACCGCTGCAGTTCTGGACAA GGCCTCTTCCCCCGCAGAACCTATCTCTGTCACATGTGACCACTAACTCAGCACTGATCACCTGGAGCCGCCACCCTAGAAACATCCCAGATGGCTTTGTGGTCAACGTGACCCGAGGGCTGAATACCAGGAGTCGCTTCCTGCCCAACGGGAAATTAGGATCATACACCCTCCGTGAACTGACGCCAGGACAGCACTACTATGTGGCTCTCACATCTGTCAAGAACGCAGGGAAGGAACAGATCCACAGCACGCCTCAACACTTGGCCTTTAGTAcct TGCCAATGGAGGCCAGATCAGCGAGAAGAGAGAGGCCAACAGTGACGGGACAGGGGAGTCAGGTCAGACGCATTCCTACTCCGTCTCAGACATCTCAGGACCTGGGAGgtacagcagaaacagagaatTCAGAGGAACTGCCCAG ATACACAGAACTAATTGACAGGAGGGGAAAGATAACAGCTAAGTTCACTCACTTGCCAAGAAAAGTCATTCGACATCGTACTA AACCTGAGCCACCAATTAGATTAGAGAGGATGGAagagacaacaaacaaaatcagcCTCGCACTAGAGATTCAAGAGGAAGGTTTAAGAACGAAGCCTG